Within Aphelocoma coerulescens isolate FSJ_1873_10779 chromosome 1A, UR_Acoe_1.0, whole genome shotgun sequence, the genomic segment AAGGAAGACCAAAATGTGAAGAATGAAGATGCCTGTGACTTAAAGAAAGATGAAGGACGGAGTGGTGGGAATGTGCCAGGAGGCAACACTgctgaaggaaaggaagaagaaccTGGCAATGTTGCTCGAGATAAAGAAGGCCATGCTGaagcaaatgaaggagaaaacaaggatgtgCAGGTGGAACAAGACCATgatgctgaaaagaaagaaggaggagatggaaatgaagaaaaaaccattGATGCAAATACGAAGGCAGGCAACAATGATGATGTAAAAGAAGGTCAATACGAGGGagatggaaagggagaaaatgcgGATCTGAAggtggaggaaagcagtgatgCCGGTGAGCAAAGAAGCAGTGATTGGACAGGacaggaagacagcagtgatgGTGGGAATGCAGTAGACCATTGCGGTTTTGCTGCaactgaggaagaaaagaatgacGTTGGAAACGAAGAAGGCAATGATGGAGACAAAGATGAGAAAGGCAGTGCTGCCGAtatgaagggagaaaagaatgaagatggaaatggagaggagcacggcAACGTTGCTTCAACTGAAGAAGGTGCTGATAAAGCAAGTGAAGGAGACAGCAACAATGTGAAGGTGAAGGAAGACCGGCATTCCAGTGAACACAGAACCAGTGATCAGAAGGGGAAggatcaggaaaacagggatgcgaatgtgaaaggcaagaagaatgaagatggaaaagaagaagaaggtggaaatgtggctgccagtgaaaaagaaggCCGCGGTGATGGCAAGGACAAAGGCAGCCGTGGTGGaactgaagaggaagaagacacCCGGGACGTTGGGAATAAGCGAGGGATCCTTTTAGTGGATCGCATACAGTGTCCTGTCGAGGACGTAGAGAGAGGTCGCTCAGTGGCAGCGGAGCTGATGGAGAGCTTCACGCGTGTCTTTACTGACAGCGTGAGCAATAGTTTCTACCCGGTGCCTCAAGAAGCCAtcggggtgggcagtgcctttgAGGGTTGGAGTCCCCGTGAGCAGGATGTGGTGTACCGCATGCTGGTCCCACTGAATCCCCCGCTGGGACACGccttccacctggagctgaacagtgccgggcagatggcagcaaggaccttctgcgtccgtgtggagctggtgtgcacgtgcgagagggagcagctgggcgagaagctgttgtgcttcctgcaccactCGCAGAAGGAGCTGCGGCGgaagcagaagcccagcctCCTAAAGACACTCTGCACCGGCTCCTACCTGGACGTGGAGAAAACCTCCCACTGGTTCTACAAGCTGGTGAGATGCTCgtggctgcatttgcctcagtCGTACTCGTGGCACTTggtgtttcagccctgcagccggTCCTGCCAATTCCGGCTGAGcaaaggcaaggagagcctgatGGTGGAGATGCTGTTTGGGGTGCGCCACGGGGACTCCGACATCTTTGTGGTcagccagcccacagaggcccagaaaggcggctccagcagctctgtcagcagCCGGCCCGCCAAGGCCGAGTCCATCGCAAGCACAGCGTGGCCTGAGACGtacgctgtggcagaggcaaaattcttccagcacgtggccaggcaggtgccgtgtgagagcttgcacctgaaatgcctgcagctcttcacctaCATCCTGAGGGGCACAGGTTTTTCCAGCTCGACCTGGAAGACTGTGGTCATGCACGTGCTGACCACCGTACCGCTGTCCAAGTGGCGCAGGAGGGAATTTGAGCGGCGGCTGTGGGACATCATGGCATACCTGCGCCGCTGCCTGCAGTTGAAACGCCTGGAGCACTTTGTCCTGGGCAACAAGAGGCTTCCTGCGGAGATCAGCTTGCCGCCGGCAATGCGAACGGTCGAGCCGCTCAACCTCTTTGAGCACCTGGCCCGAGATCCGGCCGCCCACGCGGAGGCGATGCAAGCTTACGGTCAGCTGCGATTCCGCCTCTggatgctgctctccagccactgagaggaattccctgcacagagctgtgctgggggggctcacacCCGAAGGCAGCCACGTGAGCACGGCAtcattcttgcttttttcactggcaatcctgaagctgctttcctgctcccatGGATGGAAGATGCTGTGGCACATGGATTCACCGTGCAGACACACATCTCTGCGTTGCCTTGCCCTTCGCCTTCCAGTCATGACGGTGCTGTTGCAATATTGCCCAAAGTCTGTAAGGCAGAAACTGGCTCCACCTGCACATCCTCACGGAAGACACTGATGCTGAGAGGTTGCCTGGCATGCCTGGAAGACCAAAACCGAGCCTGTTAGAAAATTAATGTAGTTTTTTCAGTGACCTGTATGTACTTTATAATGGTTTTGTAAAGATGTAGTTCATCTCAGTCTGTGGAAGTGAAGATAATAGTTTTAACTCACTTTACCATAGGAGAATAGGTAGTCCAAGTTTTCGTAATAGGAACTAGTTTCATCATCATCACGTCAAGAGGTCCTTTAGGATTGTTAGTGTGAGATTATTTCCCAGTTACCCTTAGTTTAGGCAATTGAGCTACTCTGGTATAGCTGCCCTTCAGTAATATCTACATATGTATGtttgaagaaataataaaaggagagaagtttCTCAAATTGCCTGAAAAGTGTCCTTCTTTGTATTTAACCCAATGGTTCTTAGAGAATGTCCATCCATTGCAGCTACCTGAAAAAATGACAAAGTGACTCAAGCGGTGATTGTGTCCAGCAGTCACATCTCGGTATTGCATTTCTGCAACACTCTAGAGCCGGGCTATTAATTTTGTCTCATGAATGCAAGCAGAAGTCATGATGGTTGAAACagctaaaatattaattaatcctcccagtgctgcttAAAACCTGCCCCTCCTCATTGAGAGCATGGGAAAGAAAGCTGCTGTGGCCCACGTCAGAGAGGGAAGTCCTCTGAGGGGCCAGGAACAAGCAGGCAAGAGTgaggagagcaggcagggacCTCCCAGAGGAGGATCGCTGCCAACAGCAGAACTCGCTGTTCCACTGAGAGGGAACTGTGCTcgctgagctccctgccttttgcttcctctgctgggcaggcactgctcctgatgccatgaagattttttgccttttcttttatacccctattataccttttacaacttctgtattcttagtgggttttgcctacattcttggacttgtttgtcaagctaagagacccaacattttagaagcttcgtagttagggatcggtgtgccccagaccccaaggtcctctccagaacacattctgtaaaccaagatagaaccaacCGTCCAGGGGAAggatccttggggaggggggctcacttgagcctctcattggggaatcttggatagatatgctaattagtaaaacctataatgttatacctaatgttggggacacaaacacacacacacacacactcggtGGGgcgcatctcgatgcatatgacctggacgtgtgcacctaaggatccttaaaataaataccaaggtaaaatctcttttccccttctaaccgggtatgattcttgattttaagaccaggaaaaggcatcactcccaccacagccccttTGGCCCAGCTTGTGGAAGGAGGAGAACACCCTCcttgctcccttctccccaaaCACACCCACCCACTTtgttcccctctcctctgcccccagCTGCAGAGACCTGCCCTGTCCCTTGCCCCAGCTCCAGTCTCTCATCAGCCCCTTCCACAAGGACGTGTGCTCTCAGTGGGTAGGACTTGATCTCTGTGTGCCATTGAGCCTTACGGCCTGACC encodes:
- the LOC138104808 gene encoding inositol 1,4,5-trisphosphate receptor-interacting protein-like 1, which codes for MKGEKNEDGNGEEHGNVASTEEGADKASEGDSNNVKVKEDRHSSEHRTSDQKGKDQENRDANVKGKKNEDGKEEEGGNVAASEKEGRGDGKDKGSRGGTEEEEDTRDVGNKRGILLVDRIQCPVEDVERGRSVAAELMESFTRVFTDSVSNSFYPVPQEAIGVGSAFEGWSPREQDVVYRMLVPLNPPLGHAFHLELNSAGQMAARTFCVRVELVCTCEREQLGEKLLCFLHHSQKELRRKQKPSLLKTLCTGSYLDVEKTSHWFYKLVRCSWLHLPQSYSWHLVFQPCSRSCQFRLSKGKESLMVEMLFGVRHGDSDIFVVSQPTEAQKGGSSSSVSSRPAKAESIASTAWPETYAVAEAKFFQHVARQVPCESLHLKCLQLFTYILRGTGFSSSTWKTVVMHVLTTVPLSKWRRREFERRLWDIMAYLRRCLQLKRLEHFVLGNKRLPAEISLPPAMRTVEPLNLFEHLARDPAAHAEAMQAYGQLRFRLWMLLSSH